Proteins found in one Mytilus edulis chromosome 2, xbMytEdul2.2, whole genome shotgun sequence genomic segment:
- the LOC139510559 gene encoding homeobox protein ceh-31-like, translating into MSTTLAEVLSETASTSCNSSHGYKDLCDSTSGKPDSENKPSVLSNINSQRPLACGASSHGMLQVPQIPQHRPSFLINDILRKDDNISKRPDANELPKELNYESDSNSNSSSNEEVGSPFDRSRGNSESPTFVLNKPKKPRKARTAFSDNQLRVLEKSFERQKYLSVQDRMELAQRLHLTDTQVKTWYQNRRTKWKRQTAVGLELLTEATNFATVQRMIHSNNYWTTFHPNITSLVNNIEQSVVRPRCPIPTSSQYLSSLFMSGALPSLMSQTRPQEDR; encoded by the exons atgtctACAACATTAGCAGAAGTTCTTTCGGAGACGGCAAGCACTTCTTGCAATTCTTCACATGGTTATAAGGACTTGTGTGATTCAACTAGTGGCAAACCTGACTCAGAAAACAAACCATCGGTTCTTAGTAACATAAACAGTCAAAGACCTTTAGCTTGTGGCGCTAGTTCGCATGGCATGTTACAAGTTCCTCAAATTCCACAGCATCGACCATCATTTCTTATTAATGACATTTTGCGTAAAGATGATAACATATCTAAACGACCAGATGCCAATGAATTACCAAAAGAATTAAATTACGAATCTGATTCGAATTCGAACTCTAGTAGTAATGAGGAAGTAGGAAGTCCATTCGATAGATCGAGAG GTAATTCTGAATCTCCAACATTTGTATTAAACAAGCCAAAGAAACCCCGAAAGGCAAGAACTGCGTTTTCAGACAATCAACTGCGTGTTCTTGAAAAGAGTTTTGAGCGACAAAAATATTTGAGTGTTCAGGATAGAATGGAACTTGCACAAAGGTTACATCTAACAGATACTCAAGTCAAAACGTGGTATCAAAATCGAAG AACCAAATGGAAAAGACAAACCGCTGTTGGACTTGAATTATTAACGGAAGCAACAAATTTTGCCACTGTACAAAGGATGATTCACAGTAACAATTATTGGACAACTTTCCATCCGAATATAACATCACTGGTGAACAATATAGAACAGTCTGTAGTGAGACCGAGATGTCCGATACCAACCAGCAGTCAGTATTTATCTTCATTATTTATGTCAGGTGCTTTACCTTCTCTTATGTCACAGACACGCCCACAAGAAGACAGGTAG